The following DNA comes from Ferrimicrobium sp..
GCCGGCGGTGGAAGAATCTGGATGGACGACTCCTATCTGGAGGAACGGCCGTCGGTGAACCGAATCAAGGAGGCGCAAGGCCTTGGGGTTGACTACTTCGTCGTAGCCTGCCCAAAGGATTACGCGATGTTCTCTGATGCGGTCAAGACGGTAGGGATTGAGGACTCCCTGAAGGTGATCGACATCGTTGAACTCTTCGCCGAGGCAACCGAGGCGACCGAACTGGTCGACGTCTGATGGAGTGCCCGACCTGTGACGCCGCAAATCTCGGATACGAGAGTCTGCATCGGCATCTGATTGCGCGTCATCCAGATCTTATTGCCATCGTGGCAAAAGGAAGTCGGCCCTCGTACCGGGTCAACTGTCCACTCTGTGAGGAGGCCTATGTCCAAGCGATCAAGCGTGGGCATCCCGAGGATGGTTTTATTGAGGAGTACGAAGCAGATATCAGGTTGGTGGGGATGGATATCCTCGTGCAACATCTGATTGGCGAACATCCCAGTGAAGTTGGTTATCATCGAGAAGAGGAGAGAGATGAGTAAAGAAAACGGATGCGAGCTTCCAGAGGATCTGTACTATCTGATCGAGAAGCATGTCTGGGCACGCCCCGATGGTGATGAGGTGGTGATTGGACTCACCGATGTGGCGCAGAATCTTGCGAAGACGATTATCTCAGTCTCACTGAAGGCTGCGGGTAAACCAGTGAAGAAGGGTCGCAGTCTCGCCACTGTCGAGAGTGGAAAGTGGGTTGGCCCCGTGCCCTGTCCAGTGGAGGGTGAGGTGCTCGCGGTCAATGAACGCTTGGTAGGGACTCCTGGACTCTTGAACTCGGATCCTTATGGCGAGGGTTGGGTAGCGAGAGTAGCGCCGAGCAATTGGGAGAGCGACCTCGCTGAACTTGCGACGGGCATGGAGGGGGTACAACAATATAAGGCGTTCCTCGATGACCAAGGAATTGTGTGTAGCGACGGCTAGCGATGGAGACGTGGGCCGGGTGCGCTTTCCCTACTGATCGATACTATGACCTCGATGCTGATGTCTGGGTGAAGGTCGAGGGAGGACTAGCGCGCGTGGGGATGACTGACGTTGCCCAGACTCGAATGGGTAGGTTGGTGCAGTTGAGTTGGAAGCCGGTGGGACGGAACGTGGCGCGTGGGCGCCCACTGACGGTATTGGAAAGTGCAAAGTGGGTGGGCCCCTTGATCTCACCGTTGACCGGAGTGATCCGGGAGAACAATCGGATCGCCTTTGACGCCGATGTCGCAGTTGCTAACAGAGACCCCTATGAGGTTGGCTGGCTGTACCTTATCGAGTACTCCAATGATCAGGAGTTGGAAGGGTTGGCGGATGGCCCGAAGGCGTTCGATCACTATCGCGAGGTGATCGAACGGGAAGGAATTCAGTGCTTTCGATGTGCTGAGTAGAAAGGAAGAGGGGGGATAACTGTGTCAAATGATGAGTCCAAGAAGATGGCGATGATCTGCTGGAGCAATGACCTGGATCGGGTGTGGCCGGTGTTAATACTGGCGACGACGGCTGCGGCCTCGGGACTCGAGGTGGATGTGTTTTTCACCTTCTGGGGCCTGCGGGTGCTCCAGAAGAACAGCATCAGAGTGACGGGCAGCAACTGGATGCAAAAGGCGGAGTCGCTCGTGGATGCGGGCGGGACCGATCGGCTGCGGTTGGGCAAGATCAACTTTGCTGGTGTCGGTACCAAGATGATCAAGACTCTCGCAACCGACCACAAGGTCGCTTCGCCAACGGAGCTACTTGAGATGGCACTCGATCTTGAGGTTCGATTGCACCCATGCCAGATGACCATGGATCTTTACGGGCTGAGCAAGGATGATTTCATCGACGGAATTCAACCCCCGATCGGTGCGGCAAGTTTTATTAACATGGCGGCTGAGGCTGATATCAGTATGTTCATATGAGGCAGAAATTGACCCCGTCGTGTTGATCTATGCGGATGCTAGCGATGCTGTCGCTCGAGCGAGTGTCGAGCGTGCTGCGCGACAGAGCAATATCGAGCTAACATCAGACCCTGGCATTGCAGAGGTTCTCCTTCTTCCATTGTCGGAGGAGGCCGATCTGGTGAGCATCACCGAGGTACGTTCACAGAACCCGCGTGCAACCCTTATCGCACATACCATGGTCCAGAAGCAGGATCTTTGGGCAGCTGCCGAACGAGCTGGAGCAGACAGAATCGAGAACTCTGGTGGACTGGGAGTCTTACTCCGGCGGCTGGTGAAGGAGTTTGAGTCGGGTTCTCAACGTCCGCGGATGGTCCCGTTATGCTCGGTCGGAGATGTAGCGGGTCGTCTGGGAATCCTCGCCTGCGTCCAACACGAGCTCGGTGAGTTGATTCTGATCAAGGACCAGGGCAAGCCGGTCTGTTTGGTGGGACCGTGTCCTCACGCTGCCGGCTCCTTGGCGAGTGCGTTGATCGAGGATGGGGTCATGACCTGCCCGGAACACGGGAGCCAGTTTTCCATCGACACAGGGGAGCGAACGAGAGGGCCAGCCGATGAGGGGCTCCAGCAGTTGCGCGTAGTGGAGGAGGATGGGAAGTACTGGGTCGTCGCAGCACCTGGCGTCTAGCTTTGTGTGCCGTGGAGAACGGACCTAGGCGAGTCGAGCTACCTTGGCTGTGGGCAATGGCTCCTCATCGGTGGCGATGAGTCGCTGTTTTCGGTCGATCTCGTCATGCATCACCTCTCGGAGTGTCGTGATCGCGGTGAGGATCTGTGGATGGGAGAGAGAGTAGGTCACGGAGGTGCCGTCTCGGGTCGCGTTGACGAGGCCACGATCCCTGAGGACGGTCAGATGCTGGGAGATGTTGGTCTGTGGTGAACCTATCTCCTCCACGAGGTTCGAAACGGTGCGCGGTCGCTCCCCGAGGAGGGTGAGGATCAGAAGCCGCTTGGGATCATTCAGCGCCTTGCACATGATCGAAACAAGGAGTTCGTACTCGTCTTTCAGTTCCTCTTTGCTAGTCATAAAACTAGGCTAGCTGCATTCGGGTATTCACGATGCCCTTTGAAGTGGTCTCGGGATTATGGGTCAGCTTTTCCGACGTAATGGGCACCCTGGTGAGTCGCCCAAGCCAAGCAAAGGGGTGATCATCTGGTCGATTGCTTAGAGGGCTATCTATCCATCTCCGTCGTTAGAGCAGTGCTGGCAAGCGATGTTAGCGCGTCAGCTCTGTCATGATTCTCTCGAGTGGTTGCTTGAGGTCATCCGATGAGATACCAGGTGCATCCTCAATGATTTCGTTATAGAGGTGGTTCCATCTGTCACCGAGGAGTAGGTCAAGCTGTTCCCCGATGATCGCGGTTGCCAGTTTGAGGGGTGCATCAAGAGGATAGACCGTGAAGTCACCCTCCAGTGATGCATCGAGAATCTCTCGTCCGTCGAGGAACAGCACCCATCTGATGAGACCTCCAGCAGCCTTATAGACAGCGTGGTGCATCGTGACATCGTTTTTGATGGTGAGCCCGGCGATTCGGCGACCTCCACCACCATTGGTCCAGTTCTCATCCGACATCGTCCGTTCGGTGGCGATGAGCTGGGTATGCTCATCCACCGTTAGGTACTCGGTCGGCAGGATCGGGCGCTCGAGGAGATTCGATACCTTTGTCAGGTAGGTCTCAAGTACTCGTTCTGGTTCTGGGGGGAGTTCGAGCTCGCGGGTGATGCATGTGACGTACTCTTGGAGGTTTTGGTAGAGCTTGTCGCGCATCTTTTCGGTATCAACGTGCAGGACAGAGGCCATAGTGTTGAGATCGATGTCGAACATGAAGCTCGAGACCAGCACCTCAGCGTTGCCGATACGAGCAGCACCGCAGCCGCCAATCTTATGACCGTTGACTTGGATGTCGTTAATGGGACGCATCTGCGCTGGGATACCAAGCTCTTGGTACGTTGCAACAATTGGTTCAATGAAGAGTTGGTAGCGCGCCTCAATCGAGCGCGGGAGTGAGTTCGGTGAGAAAATCCATTGCACAAAGACTTGGTTCGCATCTAAGTAGACGGCTCCGCCTCCGACTTGGCGCCGAATCACTTCGAGCCCGAGGTCGGCAACTCTTGTGAGATCGAGTTCGTGTTGTGCATCCTGATGATAGCCAATACAGATGTAGGGTTTAGCTGGTTGGACGAGGCAGATCGTGTCGGGCGTATCTGGTGTATAGGCCTCCGCAATCGCATGGTAGATAGCTTGTGAGTGAAGTGGGGAGACTGAAAACGCGCGAATGATGCGAATTGGAGTAGTATCAATCATCGATAGAAGTCTAGTGACAAATTCGTCATCGAAGCCCGCGATATTGTGCCGCACAGTCTCGACTGTTTAGTATTCTGCTGGGTGCTCATTGTGATAACTACAGCCACGGTTCTAGGGCCGATGCACAGGGTTCCTCCAATTCAGCAGGATTGCTGGAATCGAGGGACCCCTATGGTATGCAAGAATACTTGTGGGTGGGTTATGGCCCTATTATGAAGGAACTGGTTCCGACAGATTAGGTAGATGATCCATCAGCATATGAGTGCTTGGAATGCCAAAGCTTGGTGGGCGTCCTCCAGTGCGGAAGTACATCTCTTTGAAGGCGAGTTTCATCCCATACGAGGCATGACCAAGGTTGAAGACGCTCGTCTTTCCTCCGAACCACACGTTGGAGTAGATGTAGAAACCCTTGTGATCGCCGGTGTCACCGAAGCAAAGGATCTCCGGACGGTACTCCTTTCCTGGTTTTGGAGCTTTTGGTCCACCCACTTCGATAGCGATCTGGCGTGCTACGATCTCCGCTTGCTGGTGGCCGATACTTCCGAGTTTTGGCACGGTAATGGCTGCAGCATCACCTATCGCAAAGATCTCAGGGTGGAGCGGATTACGCATCCACTTGTCGGTATGGACAAAGCCAAGCTCATCGGTTATAGGGAGTTCTCGGAGGAATTCGTGAGGTATCCAGTCGGGGATAACGATTTTGATTTCAGCCTCTACGCTGGTCCCGTTCGTAAATTCGATGCCATCGGCTGTTATCTCTTGAATGTCTTTGGTCTGGTTCACATACCCCATGCCCATGTCACTGGCCATCT
Coding sequences within:
- a CDS encoding glycine cleavage system protein H, giving the protein METWAGCAFPTDRYYDLDADVWVKVEGGLARVGMTDVAQTRMGRLVQLSWKPVGRNVARGRPLTVLESAKWVGPLISPLTGVIRENNRIAFDADVAVANRDPYEVGWLYLIEYSNDQELEGLADGPKAFDHYREVIEREGIQCFRCAE
- the gcvH gene encoding glycine cleavage system protein GcvH — translated: MSKENGCELPEDLYYLIEKHVWARPDGDEVVIGLTDVAQNLAKTIISVSLKAAGKPVKKGRSLATVESGKWVGPVPCPVEGEVLAVNERLVGTPGLLNSDPYGEGWVARVAPSNWESDLAELATGMEGVQQYKAFLDDQGIVCSDG
- a CDS encoding biotin/lipoate A/B protein ligase family protein produces the protein MIDTTPIRIIRAFSVSPLHSQAIYHAIAEAYTPDTPDTICLVQPAKPYICIGYHQDAQHELDLTRVADLGLEVIRRQVGGGAVYLDANQVFVQWIFSPNSLPRSIEARYQLFIEPIVATYQELGIPAQMRPINDIQVNGHKIGGCGAARIGNAEVLVSSFMFDIDLNTMASVLHVDTEKMRDKLYQNLQEYVTCITRELELPPEPERVLETYLTKVSNLLERPILPTEYLTVDEHTQLIATERTMSDENWTNGGGGRRIAGLTIKNDVTMHHAVYKAAGGLIRWVLFLDGREILDASLEGDFTVYPLDAPLKLATAIIGEQLDLLLGDRWNHLYNEIIEDAPGISSDDLKQPLERIMTELTR
- a CDS encoding DsrE/DsrF/DrsH-like family protein, translated to MSNDESKKMAMICWSNDLDRVWPVLILATTAAASGLEVDVFFTFWGLRVLQKNSIRVTGSNWMQKAESLVDAGGTDRLRLGKINFAGVGTKMIKTLATDHKVASPTELLEMALDLEVRLHPCQMTMDLYGLSKDDFIDGIQPPIGAASFINMAAEADISMFI
- a CDS encoding metalloregulator ArsR/SmtB family transcription factor, which codes for MTSKEELKDEYELLVSIMCKALNDPKRLLILTLLGERPRTVSNLVEEIGSPQTNISQHLTVLRDRGLVNATRDGTSVTYSLSHPQILTAITTLREVMHDEIDRKQRLIATDEEPLPTAKVARLA
- a CDS encoding Rieske (2Fe-2S) protein, translating into MLIYADASDAVARASVERAARQSNIELTSDPGIAEVLLLPLSEEADLVSITEVRSQNPRATLIAHTMVQKQDLWAAAERAGADRIENSGGLGVLLRRLVKEFESGSQRPRMVPLCSVGDVAGRLGILACVQHELGELILIKDQGKPVCLVGPCPHAAGSLASALIEDGVMTCPEHGSQFSIDTGERTRGPADEGLQQLRVVEEDGKYWVVAAPGV